The segment ACATCACAACAAATGACTGGCATCCGAAAGCCACCCAATACATTGATTATTACGACCACCAGAATTGCAAACGCCTGGCTGAAAAAGTGCTAGGGGTTTAATCGCTTTGAAAAAGCACCCGCCCAAAATCATTTTTGGGCGGGTGCTTTTATTTCAAATGCGCTATTCGTATCTACGCCGTTCCAGTTTCAATAATTTTTTTCGTTATACTGCTGGATCAGTGATTGGTACAACTCAAAGCTGATATTTCCGCCGCTGACCATAACAACTGTTTTTTTCCCTTTCAGCTTTATATTTCCGCTCAGCATGGCTGCCATTGCGGCAGCACCGGATGGCTCTACAACCAGTTTTGTCCGCTCTGCCATAAACGCTACGCAATTAGCGATTGCCTCTTCCGAAACCAGCACCAAATCATCAACATAGCGCTGCGTATGCGCGAATGTCAGGTCTCCTGGTTTTTTCGCCATCAACCCGTCTGCAATCGTTTCCACTTTCTCTACTTCCATCGGCTTCCCGTGCTGCAAAGACATGTACATCGCCATAGCGCCTTCCGTATTCACACCGATTACTTTCAGCGTCGGTTTGATTTCCTTTAAAGCTGCAGCCACCCCGGAAATCAATCCGCCTCCGCTAACCGGCACAATCACGGCTTCCGTTTCGGGCAAATCTTGCAAAATCTCCAGCCCAATCGTCCCTTGCCCGGCAATCACATACGGATCTTCGAATGGATGAATCATCGTCCGCCCTTCTGCACGATGAAGTTCGAGCGCTTTTTCATACATATCAATCGATGTGGTGCCGTATTCAATGGCTTTGGCTCCGTATTGCATGATGGCATTCTTTTTGCTCGCCACCGGATTTGTCGGCATGACTACTGTAGCGCTTATGCCAAGCCGCTGCGCTGCATAAGCTGTTCCTGCACCATGATTTCCCGCAGAAAATGCGACGATGCCATTTTCCTTTTCCTGTTCGGTCAGATTAACGATTTTATTGTAGGCGCCTCGGATTTTAAAAGATCCGGTTTTTTGGAGATTTTCAGTTTTCAAGTAAACGCCGTTTCCGGTCAGTTCAGAAAACGTACGGCTCTCCTGCAACGGAGTCGGGACAATCACTCCTGCCAGATTTGCTTTTGCTTGATGGATTTGCTGCAATGTGACGTACATGAGAGAACTCCCTTCTGGTTTAAGGTTTCTGCCTTCATTCTATGTCAAAACTTTCATTCAATTCAATATTTTTATGATATAGTGGCTTTAATGTTTAGAAAAAGAAGGCGGATAATCCGAACTCATTAAATCAGTCTTTAAGTAAAGGGTGGATAGGATGACTAAAGAATTGTTCTTGGAAGACAGCTATTTGAAAACATGTGGGGCTGAAATAACTTCAATCGATGGAAACAAAGTGGCTTTGAACCGGACTATTTTCTATCCAGGAGGCGGCGGCCAGGAGGCGGATAGCGGTATATTGATCCAAAACGGACAGGAAGTCCAAGTAACGAAGGTTAAAAAAGAAGGCAGAGAAATCTTCCATTATGTCAGCACTCCGGAAAAACTGGTTTTGGGGACAGTGACGGCGACAGTTGACTGGGAACGCCGAGAGAGTCTGATGAAGCACCACACTTTGCTGCATGTAATTTCTGCCGTTTTTCATCAACAGCAGAACTCCCTTTGCACCGGCAACCAAATTTATCCGGATAAAGCCCGAATCGACCTGACGGGCATCACTGACCTCAGCAGTGAAGAGCTTGATGCGCTGATTGCCAAGGCCAACGAAGAACTTGCACGAAATCATAAAGTGACCGTCCGGACCGTACCGCGGGAAGAAGCGGAAAACATCTCAGGCATGATTAAGACGATCGTCAATTTGATTCCCGAATCGGTAAAGGATATCCGCCTGGTCAAAATCGGGGACATCGACGAGCAGGCCTGCGGCGGCACCCACGTCAATGAAACCGGGAGTGTCGGCCAATTTGTGCTGGATAAAACGAAAAACAAAGGAAAAGGCATTACACGCCTTGAAGTGCATGTGATTTAAAGCGCAAATAAAGCAAGCCCTCACCTATCGTGAGAGCTTGCTTTTGATTTTTTCAGGTTATATATGGAGCGTTAATTCAACCGGGCAATGATCGGAGCCCCAAATACCTGAATGGATTTTCGCATCCGCCAGTTTAGAAGCCAGTGTCCGGGACGCAATGAAGTAATCAATGCG is part of the Planococcus shenhongbingii genome and harbors:
- the ilvA gene encoding threonine ammonia-lyase translates to MYVTLQQIHQAKANLAGVIVPTPLQESRTFSELTGNGVYLKTENLQKTGSFKIRGAYNKIVNLTEQEKENGIVAFSAGNHGAGTAYAAQRLGISATVVMPTNPVASKKNAIMQYGAKAIEYGTTSIDMYEKALELHRAEGRTMIHPFEDPYVIAGQGTIGLEILQDLPETEAVIVPVSGGGLISGVAAALKEIKPTLKVIGVNTEGAMAMYMSLQHGKPMEVEKVETIADGLMAKKPGDLTFAHTQRYVDDLVLVSEEAIANCVAFMAERTKLVVEPSGAAAMAAMLSGNIKLKGKKTVVMVSGGNISFELYQSLIQQYNEKNY
- a CDS encoding alanyl-tRNA editing protein is translated as MTKELFLEDSYLKTCGAEITSIDGNKVALNRTIFYPGGGGQEADSGILIQNGQEVQVTKVKKEGREIFHYVSTPEKLVLGTVTATVDWERRESLMKHHTLLHVISAVFHQQQNSLCTGNQIYPDKARIDLTGITDLSSEELDALIAKANEELARNHKVTVRTVPREEAENISGMIKTIVNLIPESVKDIRLVKIGDIDEQACGGTHVNETGSVGQFVLDKTKNKGKGITRLEVHVI